A section of the Hippea sp. KM1 genome encodes:
- a CDS encoding WSC domain-containing protein produces the protein MGCVSGFSFFLILLFAVFGVDASLASNKDSKKDISNKDLIEKEKFIIKELSDRLNKIQNKYFEYRVMDFSRLEKNRYKAYVAYSSAESKGIKGEKLEDLHLKYLEALHFELKQKLLTLEGMDALTFESMKNDFWQGVYEDVDWIVKNLDWSNVFKNITDCFKELDKDKCLDITGHITNLVLELVEKTWKRRFIVDMERRINATPQIAEYLWDSMVMPKVDDTPAQKVLDKIGEKMNDKLKEKLQKEAEKKLKDQLIKGIGKYRGLTAKELKEKLKEEAKSKADSLFASVVFGSELLKKSVQIWIGEELIEDQLQTQKRLIELARMAANYDCRKRRHKDVCDDLVNEYYFDRKALAKKLRQIKAASSIPATPNIKGYVAPNSNGISKIERVTETINPEHKTKKQNCKTDIEKYKGALLKIDNLFSGGSISFDEYVEASDEVFKELRNRLLECYGGHLSGKMDKEFNELYSWYRNRRQSYYNRCLSIKNQLDGMFSRFQAGLNKYRKEGMALAKDIKEETKSMGIGFRPRDYALIEQKKRHIEDMLEKLDDKIEECRKYVDDFVKSYEMFAEANYMYFFEEGAFKPASCLYGYDEPYSWGYRVKMRACKFDVDPIDIGNRISQIEDETEANIVNMISQKEGDKDADENTSIIPSYQRYLPGDVLSLAQKGVEKRRQINKLFADYLEFMVQIINPEYVKKQRSLIKKDVMRILYLDKKYRSGRINDGDFVREWSITASDIKRRYNKVLHICKLSKDGVPNEWDYNGKSERIRQLLIELSERIRKINDISRRPLFSELELARIDIYNDLWDRYSVRNWMYFIPEREKKSMAPYLLRYINSDGHDRAVDCNCPDCYCCYSSHAAFMHTFLNRYPQDIIAARNADMPIVVKKCKKVEQLNKILDSLDKRYDHNTYKQAEKVYKELFVVDDGYVLSKRYRQNPFLKYPCGVYLAMKRFEEYSIKPVRLDPNKDFCEIEINSTPLSKLKKLFKGSNFIKIYSTSPNLSVKTYRASEGVKRFTKEVYLRICPIIVAGSNQNDKLRAECENKPMIKVSSNYNFNYVYKMPIKGAVYRIEVSCVLKDRTSIAPRDCPVSVYWVSNTTDKDEEEGEGKEQANPDSYKEKKPKETDSHKPKTNKQINGDNNGKAKPPAAKSHQPSKHKDISGTDNSCKGYYKAYVEAYNRVVKLMSSGKGNTDEARKAYGVYKKARERYMSCKNRSKSNITTQQPNHSDEVSKKEHHASNYIGCFSDRGDPYGLKGRDLHGAALFNDSKMTPDRCMAYCKEKGFRYAAVQYGSQCFCGNSYGRYGKSKSCNMHCSGDRNQICGGVWANSVYSVNGQATGNKNDNIIYNTAEGGEDFLGNNQNNNSYKTDNNYEYLGCFKDQGDPYGLRGRDLAAFGFGSDKMTPSLCMRECAKRGFRYAGVQYSGYCFCGNTYGRYGRAENCNMQCNGDKSKICGGSWANSIYRITHLNIPRINYSGVEVNTDRPGLDYKSFDLPYPDYRLCQNACKKDPKCKAWTYVKPYTIQGPRARCWLKGSIPNQVKRSCCISGIKHTYSKNTKTFRYPTINGYRLDWCRRWAQDCGKGAADAFCRRMGFARAIAFEEDYDIGAKSPTYVIDDGKVCNQAFCDGFKYITCSGRR, from the coding sequence ATGGGATGCGTATCAGGTTTTTCGTTTTTTTTGATTTTGTTGTTTGCTGTATTTGGTGTTGATGCTTCTTTGGCTTCAAACAAGGACTCTAAGAAGGATATTAGCAATAAGGATTTAATAGAAAAAGAAAAATTCATAATCAAGGAGTTGTCCGATAGGTTGAATAAGATTCAGAATAAATACTTCGAATACAGGGTGATGGATTTTAGCAGGCTGGAGAAGAATAGGTATAAGGCCTATGTGGCGTATAGTTCTGCTGAATCTAAAGGAATAAAGGGGGAGAAGTTAGAAGATCTGCATCTGAAATACTTGGAGGCCCTCCATTTTGAGCTAAAACAGAAGCTGTTGACATTGGAGGGTATGGATGCACTGACCTTTGAGAGTATGAAGAACGATTTTTGGCAGGGTGTTTATGAGGATGTGGATTGGATAGTAAAGAACCTCGATTGGAGTAATGTGTTTAAGAATATAACAGATTGCTTCAAGGAGTTGGATAAGGATAAATGCCTCGATATAACGGGCCATATTACGAATTTGGTGTTGGAGTTGGTTGAAAAGACATGGAAGAGGAGATTTATAGTTGATATGGAGAGAAGGATAAATGCCACTCCACAAATAGCAGAGTATCTCTGGGATAGTATGGTGATGCCTAAGGTGGACGATACACCCGCTCAAAAGGTTCTTGATAAGATCGGCGAGAAGATGAACGATAAACTCAAGGAAAAGCTCCAGAAAGAGGCAGAAAAGAAGTTAAAGGATCAACTCATAAAGGGCATTGGAAAATACAGAGGGTTAACAGCTAAGGAGCTTAAGGAGAAGCTAAAGGAGGAGGCAAAATCAAAGGCCGATTCTCTGTTTGCTTCGGTTGTTTTTGGCTCTGAACTGTTGAAGAAATCTGTTCAGATATGGATTGGCGAGGAGTTAATAGAGGATCAACTCCAGACGCAGAAGAGGCTAATAGAACTGGCAAGAATGGCTGCGAATTACGATTGTAGAAAGAGGAGGCACAAGGATGTGTGCGATGATCTGGTTAACGAGTATTATTTTGATAGAAAGGCGCTTGCCAAAAAGCTCAGGCAGATAAAGGCTGCAAGTAGCATACCGGCCACGCCCAACATAAAGGGCTATGTGGCGCCTAACTCAAATGGAATAAGCAAAATAGAAAGGGTGACAGAGACCATAAACCCAGAACACAAGACAAAAAAGCAAAACTGCAAAACCGACATAGAGAAATACAAGGGGGCATTGTTAAAGATTGATAATCTGTTTTCAGGCGGCAGTATATCGTTTGATGAGTATGTGGAGGCCTCAGACGAGGTGTTTAAGGAGTTGCGCAATCGATTGCTTGAGTGTTATGGTGGCCATCTTAGCGGCAAGATGGATAAGGAATTTAATGAGTTGTATAGTTGGTATAGAAACAGGCGGCAGTCATACTATAATCGCTGTTTGAGTATAAAGAATCAGCTTGACGGTATGTTTAGCAGGTTTCAGGCGGGTTTAAATAAATACAGAAAAGAAGGGATGGCCCTTGCCAAAGATATAAAGGAAGAAACCAAAAGTATGGGCATTGGCTTTAGGCCTCGTGATTATGCTTTGATTGAGCAGAAGAAGAGGCATATTGAGGATATGCTTGAAAAATTAGACGACAAAATAGAGGAATGCAGAAAGTATGTTGATGATTTTGTTAAAAGCTATGAGATGTTTGCTGAGGCGAATTACATGTATTTCTTTGAAGAGGGGGCTTTTAAGCCTGCCAGTTGTTTATACGGTTATGATGAGCCTTATAGCTGGGGTTATAGGGTTAAGATGAGGGCATGCAAGTTTGATGTAGACCCCATTGATATTGGCAATAGGATCTCCCAGATAGAGGATGAGACCGAAGCTAACATAGTCAATATGATTTCTCAAAAAGAGGGGGATAAAGATGCAGATGAAAATACAAGCATAATTCCTTCTTATCAGAGATACTTGCCTGGAGATGTTCTTAGCCTGGCTCAAAAAGGGGTGGAAAAGAGAAGGCAGATAAATAAGCTGTTTGCCGACTATCTTGAGTTCATGGTTCAGATAATAAATCCGGAGTATGTTAAAAAGCAAAGGAGCCTCATAAAGAAGGATGTGATGAGAATACTCTATCTGGATAAGAAATATAGATCCGGAAGGATAAATGATGGGGATTTTGTTAGGGAGTGGAGCATTACTGCATCCGATATTAAAAGAAGATACAATAAAGTATTGCACATATGTAAGCTATCGAAGGACGGTGTGCCTAATGAGTGGGATTATAACGGAAAGAGTGAGAGGATTAGGCAGCTATTGATTGAGCTATCCGAAAGAATACGCAAGATTAACGATATATCAAGAAGGCCCCTCTTTAGCGAATTAGAACTGGCAAGAATCGACATATACAACGATCTGTGGGATAGGTACTCTGTAAGGAACTGGATGTATTTTATCCCTGAAAGGGAGAAGAAGTCGATGGCACCGTATCTTTTGAGGTATATAAACAGCGATGGCCATGATAGGGCTGTTGATTGTAATTGTCCGGATTGCTATTGTTGTTATAGTTCGCATGCTGCTTTTATGCACACATTCTTAAATAGATACCCCCAGGATATAATTGCTGCCAGGAATGCCGATATGCCCATTGTTGTAAAGAAGTGCAAAAAGGTGGAACAGTTGAATAAGATATTAGATTCTCTTGATAAGAGGTATGATCACAACACCTATAAACAGGCAGAAAAGGTATATAAAGAACTATTTGTTGTGGATGATGGGTATGTATTGAGCAAGAGGTATAGGCAGAACCCGTTTTTGAAATACCCATGCGGGGTATACCTTGCAATGAAGAGATTTGAGGAGTACAGCATAAAACCCGTTCGTCTGGATCCGAATAAGGATTTCTGTGAGATAGAGATAAACTCAACGCCGCTGTCTAAATTGAAGAAATTGTTTAAGGGCTCCAATTTTATAAAGATATACTCAACCAGCCCAAACCTATCCGTAAAGACATACAGGGCTTCAGAAGGTGTTAAGAGGTTTACAAAAGAGGTATACTTACGCATCTGTCCAATTATTGTTGCAGGCAGTAATCAGAACGATAAGTTAAGGGCGGAGTGCGAAAACAAGCCCATGATTAAGGTCAGCTCGAATTACAACTTTAACTATGTATACAAGATGCCCATAAAGGGGGCTGTATACAGAATAGAGGTTTCGTGTGTTTTGAAGGATAGAACAAGCATTGCACCAAGGGATTGCCCTGTATCTGTTTATTGGGTGTCTAATACAACCGATAAGGATGAAGAAGAAGGGGAGGGTAAGGAGCAGGCCAATCCGGATAGCTATAAAGAAAAAAAGCCCAAAGAGACAGATAGCCATAAACCCAAAACCAATAAGCAGATAAACGGGGATAATAACGGCAAAGCTAAACCTCCTGCTGCCAAAAGTCACCAACCATCAAAACACAAAGATATATCCGGGACGGACAATAGTTGCAAGGGGTATTATAAGGCCTATGTTGAGGCCTATAACAGGGTGGTTAAGCTCATGAGCAGCGGTAAGGGTAATACCGATGAGGCAAGGAAGGCTTATGGGGTCTACAAAAAAGCAAGAGAACGCTATATGTCTTGTAAGAATCGTTCAAAATCAAATATAACCACGCAGCAGCCCAACCATTCTGATGAGGTTTCTAAAAAAGAACACCATGCTTCTAATTATATTGGATGTTTTAGTGATAGGGGTGATCCGTATGGGCTCAAGGGCAGAGACTTGCACGGTGCAGCCTTGTTTAATGACTCGAAAATGACGCCTGATAGGTGTATGGCGTATTGTAAAGAAAAGGGCTTTAGGTATGCAGCTGTTCAATACGGCAGTCAATGCTTCTGTGGCAATAGTTATGGAAGGTATGGAAAATCTAAAAGCTGTAATATGCACTGCTCGGGTGATAGAAATCAGATATGTGGAGGGGTTTGGGCAAATAGTGTTTACAGTGTAAATGGCCAGGCCACAGGCAATAAGAACGATAACATTATTTACAACACAGCAGAGGGTGGAGAAGACTTCTTAGGCAACAACCAAAACAACAACTCATACAAGACCGACAACAACTACGAATACTTGGGCTGCTTCAAAGACCAAGGCGACCCCTACGGTTTAAGGGGCAGAGATCTGGCAGCCTTTGGCTTTGGAAGCGACAAGATGACACCGAGCTTGTGTATGAGGGAGTGTGCAAAAAGGGGCTTTAGGTATGCAGGCGTTCAATACAGCGGATACTGCTTCTGCGGCAACACCTATGGAAGATACGGAAGGGCTGAAAACTGCAATATGCAATGCAATGGCGATAAATCCAAGATATGCGGCGGAAGTTGGGCAAATAGCATATACAGGATAACACACCTCAATATACCGAGGATTAATTACAGTGGAGTCGAGGTTAACACAGATAGGCCGGGTTTGGATTATAAAAGCTTCGATTTACCTTACCCAGACTATAGGCTCTGCCAGAATGCCTGCAAAAAGGACCCCAAATGCAAAGCCTGGACATATGTAAAGCCCTACACAATTCAAGGACCACGGGCAAGATGCTGGCTAAAAGGCTCTATACCAAACCAAGTAAAAAGAAGCTGTTGTATATCAGGCATAAAACATACATATTCTAAAAACACAAAAACATTCAGATACCCAACAATAAACGGCTATAGACTGGATTGGTGCAGAAGGTGGGCTCAGGATTGCGGAAAAGGCGCTGCAGATGCATTCTGCAGAAGAATGGGCTTTGCAAGGGCAATAGCATTTGAGGAGGATTACGACATCGGTGCAAAATCACCAACATATGTGATTGATGACGGCAAGGTATGCAATCAGGCTTTCTGTGATGGGTTTAAGTATATAACCTGTAGCGGCAGAAGATAG
- the glnA gene encoding type I glutamate--ammonia ligase, giving the protein MTPEELVKKIQEEDIKLVDVRFVDLLGTWQHFTVPAHVITEDVFEEGLGFDGSSIRGWKSIDESDMLVIPDASTAFVDPFAEVNTLNIICDIVDPITKEPYQRHPRAIAKKAEEYLKSTGIADVAFFGPELEFFIFDDVRFDIKSNTAYYQVDSIEGIWNSGKDEDPNLGYKIRHKEGYFPVPPADTLQDLRSEIVLELEKAGIEVEAHHHEVATAGQAEIDIKYAPLLQQADNVMKYKYLAKNVASMYGKTITFMPKPLSGDNGTGMHTHQSLWKDGKPLFAGNGYAGLSEIGLYYIGGILKHGKALAAFTNPTTISYKRLIPGFEAPINLAYSSRNRSAAIRIPMYSPSPKAKRIEVRFPDPTANPYLAFTAMLMAGLDGIINKIDPGEPLDKNIYDLPPEELARVNKMPASLEEALNELEKDYEFLLRGDVFTEDLIRAWIDYKRENEIKYVNSIPHPAEFYLYFDV; this is encoded by the coding sequence ATGACTCCAGAGGAGTTGGTAAAGAAGATCCAGGAAGAGGATATCAAATTAGTGGATGTAAGGTTTGTCGATCTGCTCGGCACATGGCAACACTTTACAGTTCCTGCTCATGTCATAACAGAGGATGTCTTTGAGGAGGGTTTGGGTTTTGATGGTTCCTCTATCAGGGGATGGAAGAGCATCGACGAAAGCGACATGCTTGTAATCCCAGACGCCTCAACGGCTTTTGTCGACCCGTTCGCAGAGGTCAACACACTAAACATCATCTGCGACATAGTAGATCCAATAACAAAGGAGCCGTACCAGAGGCATCCAAGGGCTATAGCAAAGAAGGCAGAGGAGTATCTAAAATCCACAGGCATAGCCGATGTTGCCTTCTTCGGTCCAGAGCTTGAGTTTTTCATCTTTGACGATGTCAGGTTCGATATAAAATCAAACACGGCTTACTATCAGGTCGACTCCATAGAGGGTATATGGAATTCGGGCAAGGATGAGGATCCAAACCTCGGATACAAAATCAGACACAAAGAGGGATACTTCCCCGTTCCACCGGCCGATACACTGCAGGATTTAAGAAGCGAGATAGTGCTTGAGCTTGAAAAGGCAGGGATAGAGGTTGAGGCTCACCACCACGAGGTTGCAACGGCCGGCCAGGCAGAGATAGATATAAAATACGCACCGCTTCTGCAGCAGGCAGATAATGTGATGAAGTATAAATACTTGGCAAAGAATGTGGCATCAATGTATGGCAAAACTATTACATTCATGCCCAAGCCGCTCTCAGGAGATAATGGAACCGGCATGCACACGCATCAGAGCCTATGGAAAGACGGAAAACCGCTATTTGCCGGCAACGGTTATGCAGGATTGAGCGAGATAGGCCTTTACTACATAGGTGGAATCTTAAAACACGGCAAGGCTTTAGCTGCATTTACAAACCCAACAACAATATCATACAAAAGGCTGATACCGGGCTTTGAGGCTCCAATCAATTTGGCATACTCATCAAGGAACAGATCCGCAGCAATAAGGATACCCATGTATTCACCCTCTCCAAAGGCAAAAAGGATAGAGGTAAGATTCCCAGACCCAACAGCCAATCCATACCTGGCATTCACGGCAATGCTCATGGCTGGATTGGATGGCATTATAAACAAGATCGACCCCGGCGAGCCTTTGGATAAAAATATCTACGATCTGCCGCCCGAGGAGCTTGCAAGGGTAAACAAGATGCCCGCAAGCCTTGAGGAGGCATTAAATGAGCTTGAGAAGGATTACGAGTTCTTGCTAAGGGGAGATGTATTCACAGAGGATCTAATCAGGGCCTGGATAGATTACAAAAGAGAGAATGAGATCAAGTATGTAAACTCCATCCCACACCCAGCGGAGTTTTACCTATACTTCGATGTGTAA
- the hemG gene encoding protoporphyrinogen oxidase, translated as MKAAVIGSGISGASAAYLIKKKLKCDVFVIEKQSIGGKAYSVERDGYLIETGPNGFLENKKEILSLVYESGFESELIKANSDSKRRFIYSNGRLWELKDNPLSLLFSGFFSLGGLYAFFREPFVRPFFEDETVEEFVLRRFSKEMLDKLIGPMVCGVFAGDPSYMSMESNFPRIKEIERRYGSLIKGLMSLMAEKKAKASSAKGSFSADLLSFKKGILSFVRHLLDGVDVVFDKIGEISKGDRFHLKGLKDSYSADIVVFAIPAYAIADVLSGYDPDVSRAVSSIEYAPMAVLSFGFDRKWLGSVVDSFGYLFDLNEIEDIIGVLFDSTIFQHRAKEDKLLVRCMVGGALRKDSPFKSNLFQIGIKELQRSASIFRPPEFFYKVVHPKAIPQYSLNHKDVLNTIKDFENRNRGLFITGNAFWGISLNDCVKASYNLIERIGG; from the coding sequence ATGAAAGCGGCTGTTATAGGCTCTGGAATAAGCGGTGCCTCTGCCGCTTATCTGATAAAGAAAAAACTAAAATGCGATGTTTTTGTCATAGAGAAGCAGAGCATAGGCGGGAAGGCTTATAGCGTTGAAAGAGACGGCTATCTTATAGAGACAGGCCCAAACGGATTCTTGGAGAACAAAAAAGAGATATTAAGCTTGGTGTATGAAAGCGGTTTTGAGTCTGAGCTGATCAAGGCAAACAGCGACTCAAAGAGGCGGTTTATCTATTCAAATGGTAGATTGTGGGAGTTGAAAGATAATCCGTTATCGCTGTTGTTCAGCGGCTTTTTTTCTTTGGGTGGATTGTATGCCTTTTTTAGGGAACCGTTTGTCAGGCCTTTTTTTGAGGATGAGACGGTTGAGGAGTTCGTTTTGAGAAGGTTCTCTAAAGAGATGTTAGATAAACTCATAGGCCCTATGGTTTGCGGTGTGTTTGCAGGGGATCCCTCTTACATGAGCATGGAGTCGAATTTTCCACGGATAAAGGAGATAGAGAGAAGATACGGCTCACTAATCAAGGGACTTATGAGTTTGATGGCAGAAAAAAAGGCTAAGGCTTCATCGGCAAAGGGGAGTTTTTCTGCGGATCTTCTATCGTTCAAAAAGGGCATCTTGAGCTTTGTAAGGCATCTGTTGGATGGGGTTGATGTTGTTTTTGATAAGATAGGCGAGATATCCAAAGGGGATCGCTTCCATCTAAAGGGTTTAAAGGACAGCTATTCTGCTGACATTGTTGTATTTGCTATCCCGGCCTATGCTATAGCCGATGTTCTTTCAGGATACGACCCTGATGTATCAAGGGCCGTCTCATCGATAGAGTATGCCCCCATGGCCGTTTTGTCTTTTGGTTTCGATAGGAAGTGGCTGGGCAGTGTTGTTGATTCCTTTGGCTATCTGTTTGATTTAAATGAGATAGAGGACATCATAGGCGTTCTATTCGACAGCACCATATTTCAGCACAGGGCTAAGGAAGATAAACTGCTTGTGAGGTGTATGGTTGGAGGGGCTTTAAGAAAGGATAGTCCGTTTAAATCCAATCTATTTCAGATAGGCATAAAGGAACTTCAAAGGAGTGCCTCTATATTTAGACCACCTGAGTTTTTTTATAAGGTTGTTCACCCCAAAGCCATACCGCAATATTCCCTTAATCATAAGGATGTTTTGAACACTATAAAAGACTTTGAAAATAGGAATAGAGGACTTTTTATCACGGGTAATGCTTTCTGGGGTATAAGCCTAAACGATTGTGTTAAGGCCTCTTACAATTTGATTGAAAGGATAGGGGGATAG
- a CDS encoding SIMPL domain-containing protein, with product MRRVVWIVLLVFAFGINAFAAERYSVISTNFKISKSVECDRLIAGFSVWAEADNYAMALGRLKPINKDFMRFLSSLLPKSDIKTNNSYSYSKRATVVIKIDTSKMSVLSKILNYLSEKNFPYKTGIEVDYVSYAVSYNKQARLKQEIFKEALLKAKELLKTINSIMNQKYYLGNLSVNYNFGSPVMLARSFMKAPAKNGDFSGGGFNTSSGKRVIKVNVRFEAISPLK from the coding sequence ATGAGAAGGGTTGTTTGGATTGTTTTGCTTGTTTTTGCCTTTGGTATTAATGCATTTGCAGCCGAGAGGTATTCTGTTATATCCACCAACTTCAAAATCTCAAAGAGTGTGGAGTGCGACAGGTTGATAGCCGGTTTTTCTGTTTGGGCTGAGGCAGACAACTACGCTATGGCCCTGGGCAGATTAAAGCCCATAAACAAAGATTTTATGAGGTTCTTAAGCAGTTTACTGCCAAAAAGCGATATAAAGACCAACAACAGCTATTCTTATTCAAAGAGGGCAACCGTGGTGATAAAGATAGATACGAGCAAGATGTCTGTGCTTTCCAAGATACTCAACTATCTTTCTGAGAAGAACTTTCCCTACAAAACGGGCATAGAGGTTGACTATGTCTCATACGCTGTCTCTTACAACAAGCAGGCCAGGCTCAAGCAGGAGATATTTAAGGAGGCGCTGTTAAAGGCAAAAGAACTTCTAAAAACGATAAACAGCATAATGAATCAGAAGTATTATTTGGGTAATCTTTCTGTAAACTATAACTTTGGCAGCCCGGTTATGCTTGCACGCTCCTTTATGAAGGCCCCGGCAAAGAATGGAGACTTTTCAGGTGGTGGATTTAATACCTCCTCCGGCAAGAGGGTTATTAAGGTTAATGTAAGGTTTGAGGCTATCTCCCCCTTGAAATGA
- a CDS encoding M24 family metallopeptidase has product MKEEFLSRISKLSETLKENGIDVALIMQNTDLYYYSGSIPSGVLAISSEGDILYAIRRGYLRTKNETAVPDDALIQIKGLSQLPALLKERGMRLDTVGIEMDVVPADMYLRLKSIFKESNITDVSFHIRWQRAKKSPYEIEKMQNAARMLDCTMEDAKELIRAGKSEIQVSAELEFRARKRGHQGRSKMRGFNGEVFMGHVHSGYRSAYPSGFLKPTTGIGPHPSYPEGASFEKIDKDSPVIVDFLANYQGYLSDETRLFVDGKLPKELERAFYFCAEMLEWLEETVKVGMIAEDVYNQCLSMAEKAGYKDNFMGVKHNQTPFVGHGIGLELDEFPFIAKGQQYALEENMTFAFEPKIAFEGIGAVGIENTYLLTKEGPKPFNRFPREIVYL; this is encoded by the coding sequence ATGAAAGAGGAGTTTTTAAGCAGAATAAGCAAGCTATCGGAAACGCTAAAGGAAAACGGCATCGATGTTGCATTAATTATGCAAAACACCGATCTGTATTACTATTCAGGCAGCATACCGTCAGGGGTTTTGGCCATATCCTCAGAAGGAGATATACTCTATGCCATACGAAGGGGATATCTAAGAACAAAAAACGAGACTGCGGTGCCCGACGATGCCCTCATACAGATAAAGGGCCTAAGCCAGCTGCCCGCTTTATTAAAAGAAAGGGGCATGAGGCTTGATACAGTGGGAATAGAGATGGATGTCGTGCCTGCTGATATGTATCTAAGACTCAAAAGCATATTCAAGGAATCCAACATAACCGATGTATCGTTTCATATAAGATGGCAAAGAGCCAAAAAATCGCCCTACGAGATAGAAAAGATGCAGAATGCAGCAAGGATGCTTGACTGCACAATGGAAGATGCAAAAGAGCTCATAAGGGCTGGAAAAAGCGAGATTCAGGTAAGTGCCGAACTTGAATTCAGGGCAAGAAAAAGGGGACACCAAGGAAGGAGCAAGATGAGGGGCTTCAACGGTGAGGTATTTATGGGGCATGTCCATTCAGGATACAGAAGCGCATACCCCTCAGGCTTTTTAAAACCAACAACAGGCATAGGACCGCACCCAAGCTATCCCGAAGGGGCCTCGTTTGAGAAGATAGATAAGGACTCACCCGTGATTGTGGACTTTTTAGCAAACTATCAAGGGTATCTATCCGATGAGACCAGGCTATTTGTCGACGGTAAGCTTCCAAAAGAGTTGGAAAGGGCTTTCTATTTTTGCGCAGAGATGCTCGAGTGGCTGGAGGAAACCGTAAAGGTAGGAATGATAGCAGAGGATGTTTACAATCAATGCCTATCAATGGCAGAAAAGGCCGGATACAAAGACAACTTCATGGGCGTAAAACACAACCAAACGCCATTTGTTGGCCACGGTATAGGGCTTGAACTGGATGAGTTCCCCTTTATCGCAAAGGGTCAGCAATACGCCTTAGAGGAGAATATGACATTTGCCTTTGAGCCAAAGATCGCATTTGAAGGCATAGGGGCTGTCGGCATAGAAAATACATACCTCTTGACAAAAGAGGGGCCAAAGCCCTTCAATAGATTTCCAAGGGAGATTGTCTATCTGTGA
- a CDS encoding HoxN/HupN/NixA family nickel/cobalt transporter, with protein sequence MGRNAKILILFLILFNLTSWAVFIGVVKFSTAMLSLGALAYFFGLRHAFDADHIAAIDNVTRKLRQDGRRDVGVGLFFSLGHSTVVLIMSIVIVVVVRGFSPAIKSIEEAGGLFGSIVSAGFLTIIGIINLFILKDLYSIFKSYKQNGSMDKKTQQMTEELLNKRGMMGKFFGFMYRKIDRSWKMYPLGFLFGLGFDTATEIAILGISATMAKNSQLPIWGVIMFPLLFAAGMSLMDSLDGLIMMKIYDWAMVDAIRKLFFNIAITAASVFVALAIGAIEWVQVISEKFNLNYAFFEFIDNLNFEVLGGAVVVIMILSWIYAFFYYKKYLQVKVR encoded by the coding sequence GTGGGCAGGAACGCTAAAATCTTGATTTTATTTCTCATCCTGTTTAATTTAACCTCATGGGCTGTATTCATCGGTGTTGTGAAATTTTCCACAGCTATGTTAAGTTTAGGCGCTTTAGCCTATTTCTTTGGTTTAAGGCATGCTTTTGATGCAGACCACATAGCAGCTATAGACAATGTTACAAGAAAACTTAGACAAGACGGAAGAAGGGATGTTGGTGTTGGATTATTCTTCTCGTTGGGTCATTCCACGGTTGTCCTTATTATGTCTATAGTCATAGTGGTTGTTGTGAGAGGATTCTCTCCTGCAATAAAATCCATAGAAGAAGCCGGTGGACTATTTGGAAGCATAGTTTCTGCAGGTTTTTTAACAATAATAGGCATAATAAACCTATTTATTCTAAAAGATCTATACTCGATCTTTAAATCCTACAAACAGAACGGATCAATGGACAAAAAGACTCAGCAGATGACAGAGGAGCTTTTAAACAAAAGGGGGATGATGGGCAAATTCTTCGGATTTATGTATAGAAAAATAGACAGAAGCTGGAAGATGTATCCCCTTGGATTCCTTTTCGGTCTTGGATTCGATACTGCAACAGAGATAGCCATACTTGGAATATCTGCAACAATGGCAAAGAACTCTCAACTTCCCATATGGGGTGTAATTATGTTCCCTCTGCTTTTTGCCGCAGGTATGAGTTTAATGGACTCCTTAGATGGCCTAATAATGATGAAGATATACGACTGGGCTATGGTGGATGCTATAAGAAAGCTATTCTTCAACATAGCAATTACGGCAGCAAGCGTATTTGTGGCCTTAGCGATAGGAGCTATAGAGTGGGTTCAGGTTATCTCTGAGAAATTCAATCTAAACTATGCATTCTTTGAGTTTATAGACAATCTAAATTTTGAGGTTTTGGGTGGCGCCGTTGTTGTAATAATGATACTTAGTTGGATTTATGCATTCTTCTACTACAAAAAATACCTCCAAGTTAAAGTCAGATAG